One genomic region from Verrucomicrobiota bacterium encodes:
- a CDS encoding EamA family transporter codes for MLQISFSIVLSSASQIFFKVASDGNHGPHTVNLQLFTSWALWGGIVSTLTSLVCWLNALRSVPLIIAFNLGAATYILVPLGSWVFLGEQVPPIRWLGIALVTLGVLLIARPLSRMEERL; via the coding sequence TTGCTGCAAATCTCGTTCAGTATCGTGCTCTCTTCAGCGAGCCAGATCTTCTTCAAGGTGGCGAGCGACGGCAATCATGGCCCCCATACCGTCAACCTTCAGTTGTTCACCTCCTGGGCCCTTTGGGGCGGGATCGTCTCCACCTTGACCAGCCTGGTGTGCTGGCTCAACGCCTTGCGGTCCGTTCCGCTGATCATTGCATTCAACCTGGGAGCGGCGACTTACATCCTGGTGCCGCTCGGCTCCTGGGTTTTTCTCGGTGAACAAGTTCCCCCGATTCGCTGGCTCGGCATCGCCCTGGTCACGCTTGGCGTGCTCCTCATCGCCCGGCCGCTTTCCCGGATGGAGGAACGCCTGTGA
- a CDS encoding EamA family transporter has product MTLAYFILLMVSETCTVAGQIFFKHAMGGEGAPERKWRRPAGIAAGVAAMTVGFFVWLGLLKRFQLSYLYPFEGFDRIILVLAASAFLKERMTQGLWAGVVLIVAGSILISLS; this is encoded by the coding sequence GTGACCCTCGCGTATTTTATTCTGTTGATGGTCTCGGAGACCTGCACCGTCGCCGGCCAGATCTTTTTTAAACACGCGATGGGCGGAGAAGGCGCACCGGAACGAAAATGGCGCCGGCCCGCCGGAATCGCGGCCGGGGTCGCGGCGATGACGGTCGGCTTTTTCGTTTGGCTCGGCCTGCTCAAACGTTTTCAGCTCAGTTACCTTTACCCTTTTGAGGGGTTTGATCGCATCATCCTGGTCCTTGCGGCGTCGGCTTTCTTGAAGGAACGAATGACGCAGGGGCTCTGGGCCGGGGTGGTCCTGATCGTGGCCGGCTCAATCCTGATCTCCCTGAGCTGA